The following are encoded in a window of Malassezia japonica chromosome 7, complete sequence genomic DNA:
- a CDS encoding uncharacterized protein (EggNog:ENOG503P53P): MSGAAQDVAADDAEFQQGIQAIIAPMIEQGASEDEIKAVIARARQFYAEHKSSATQDSSTASASASSAPAAGEGAPAQAEKYPTSFNQIVELIATGQEDKIPGVRDIPLKINESAPSTSTLARPKKPWEP; encoded by the exons atgagcggcgcagcccaGGACGTGGCGGCGGACGATGCCGAGTTCCAG CAAGGTATCCAGGCCATCATTGCGCCGATGATTGAGCAGGGCGCGTCCGAGGACGAAATCAAGGCGGTGATTGCACGTGCGCGCCAGTTCTACGCCGAGCACAA ATCTTCGGCGACACAGGACAGCAGCACGGCGAGTGCGTctgcctcgagcgcgccggccgcgggcgAGGGAGCGCCCGCGCAGGCGGAAAAATATCCTACCTCGTTCAACCAAATTGTCGAGTTGATTGCTACGGGTCAAGAGGACAAGATcccgggcgtgcgcgacatTCCCCTCAAGATCAacgagagcgcgccgagcacctcgacgctcgcgcgcccCAAGAAGCCGTGGGAGCCATAG
- the MPP10 gene encoding U3 snoRNP protein (EggNog:ENOG503NXG1; BUSCO:EOG09263ROQ; COG:A), protein MAKQDTLVMQEAPRQAQSLADNVRSEPHRLATGDAGVHSLAQDATKALFDHGVQQEKSSLPFISSLLDSVVPRAKSASQKRKRDEGDDTHPLFPPTQLDELVLNGMQNEQIWQQLELRTSKLSRVLDTVMTSTVGEDEDEEESDDDSLSQSLDHIPEEDSDEEWEDEAENSADEGFAGASDLSDVDPDEVFYEPLHSEDEQQKRKAEKEREEMMNMYGVTDPALFQALMQEAQGDGDEDEDEDEDAPAKSVLDQLDDPNESAASSKRRHPTLDDDFFSIDEFNRMTEAEERRSNTSRANLSGDDEDEDDDEIDLFASVDDADDSEDEDEDEDEDEMSAADITYANFFDPPKTAPKSQKKGRAQKENKVEEPQEPERKTLVRFHDQVRVRPIKKCRPRGQIAGLLGDGEDEEEDEEEEEEEEEEDDDDDDEEDDDEEEEEEVEDEIGLDHNHDAMDENEEDEDEDEDEDEEDEEEDEEEDDEEDVDLDEADEDDLDADLDDDALSESELGEDAQADATAVRVAGDLFADEEPEQDTDYLSAHERRMAELNEEIARYEDENVQKKDWTLMGEATSRERPSNSLLEEDLEFERTAKNTPTITQEHTEGIEGMIKRRILDRQFDDVIRQRDIDALPFAPSKMLDLSDAKSSKSLAELYEDEYQAARGDEDAAPVSESDAKLANEHQAIARDLDSLFNKLDALSNAHYTPKAPKAAIETISNTSSIAMESALPTTQSTGTMLAPEEVYAASSHAPAMAGAKSEMTPAEKRRQHNQLRQAKRKRNERMRRAEDAIAVSRGAPRKEGDKAEKDKALKSLLGNKGVSVVGKDSKRQGVKEAVTGKKDKGKSSSSGAQYKL, encoded by the exons ATGGCGAAGCAGGACACGTTGGTCATGCAAGAGGCGCCTCGTCAGGCGCAATCTCTTGCGGACAACGTGAGGTCGGAGCCGCATCGTCTGGCAACGGGCGATGCTGGCGTGCACTCGCTCGCCCAGGATGCCACCAAGGCCCTCTTTGACCATG GCGTGCAGCAGGAAAAGTCGTCGCTTCCATTTATTtcgtcgctgctcgactCGGTGGTTCCGCGTGCAAAGAGCGCGTCCcagaagcgcaagcgcgacgagggcgacgacACGCACCCGCTCTTTCCCccgacgcagctcgacgagcttgtTCTGAACGGCATGCAGAACGAGCAGATCTGGCAGCAGCTTgagctgcgcacctcgaAGCTGTCGCGTGTGCTCGATACCGTCATGACGAGCACTGTTGGcgaagacgaggacgaagaggagtcggacgacgactcCTTGTCGCAGTCCCTCGACCATATTCCCGAAGAagacagcgacgaggagtgGGAAGACGAGGCGGAGAACAGCGCAGATGAAGGATTCGCAGGCGCGTCCGATCTCAGCGATGTCGACCCCGATGAGGTCTTTTACGAGCCGCTCCATTccgaggacgagcagcAAAAACGCAAGGCGGAaaaggagcgcgaggaaaTGATGAACATGTACGGCGTCACCGACCCTGCGCTCTTCCAGGCGCTTATGCAGGAGGCGCAGGGGGAtggcgacgaggatgaggacgaagacgaggacgcgccggccaagagcgtgctcgaccagctcgacgaTCCGAACGAGTCGGCCGCTTCGTCCAAGCGGCGGCATCctacgctcgacgacgactttTTCTCGATCGACGAGTTCAACCGCAtgaccgaggccgaggagcggcgAAGCAACACGTCGCGTGCAAACCTctcgggcgacgacgaggatgaagacgacgacgaaATCGACCTCTTTGCGTCGGTcgacgatgccgacgacagcgaggacgaggacgaggacgaggatgaGGACGAGATGTCGGCTGCCGACATTACGTATGCCAACTTCTTTGACCCGCCCAAGACCGCACCCAAGTCCCAAAAGAAGGGACGTGCACAGAAAGAGAACAAGGTTGAAGAGCCCCAGGAGCCGGAGCGCAAGACTCTGGTGCGGTTCCACGACCAAGTTCGTGTGCGTCCGATCAAGAAGTGCCGTCCGCGTGGCCAGATTGCTGGTCTCCTTGGCGATGGtgaggacgaagaggaagatgaggaggaagaggaggaagaggaggaagaggacgacgacgacgacgatgaagaggacgacgatgaagaagaggaggaagaggtcGAGGATGAGATTGGCCTCGACCACAACCACGACGCAATGGATGAGAACGAGGAAGATGAGGATgaggacgaagacgaggacgaggaagacgaAGAGGAAGACGAAGAGGAAGACGACGAAGAAGATGTCGACCttgacgaggcggacgaagacgacctcgacgccgacctcgacgacgatgccCTCTCTGAATCCGAGCTTGGCGAAGACGCGCAAGCTGATGCGACGGCTGTGCGTGTCGCTGGCGACCTctttgccgacgaggagcccgAGCAGGATACCGACTACCTCTCTGCCCACGAGCGCCGAATGGCTGAGCTCAATGAGGAGATTGCGCGATACGAAGACGAAAACGTGCAAAAGAAGGACTGGACCCTCATGGGTGAAGCCACGTCGCGTGAGCGTCCCTCCAACAGTCTTTTGGAAGAGGACCTGGAGTTTGAGCGTACGGCGAAGAACACGCCGACGATCACTCAAGAGCATACCGAAGGCATTGAAGGTATGATCAAGCGGCGTATCCTCGACCGGCAATTTGACGATGTCATCCGCCAGCGCGATATCGATGCGCTTCCCTTTGCGCCATCCAAGATGCTGGATCTCTCCGATGCAAAGAGCTCCAAGAGCCTTGCGGAGCTGTACGAGGACGAGTACCAGGCCGCGCGTGGCGACGAGGATGCTGCGCCCGTGAGCGAGTCCGACGCGAAGCTTGCAAACGAGCACCAGGCGATTGCGCGCGACCTTGATTCGCTTTTCAACAAGCTGGATGCCCTGAGCAATGCGCACTATACGCCGAAAGCGCCGAAAGCCGCAATCGAGACGATCTCCAACACGTCGTCGATTGCGATGGAGTCTGCGCTGCCCACGACGCAGTCCACCGGCACGATGCTTGCGCCTGAAGAGGTGTATGCTGCAtcgtcgcacgcgcctgcgATGGCCGGTGCCAAGAGCGAAATGACCCCCGCGGAAAAGCGCCGGCAGCACAACCAGCTGCGGCAGgcgaagcgcaagcgcaacgAGCGCATGCGGCGGGCAGAAGACGCGATTGCGGtgagccgcggcgcgccacgcaaGGAGGGCGACAAGGCCGAGAAGGACAAGGCGCTCAAGAGTTTGCTGGGCAACAAAGGCGTCTCGGTTGTCGGCAAGGACAGCAAGCGCCAAGGCGTGAAAGAGGCGGTGACGGGCAAGAAAGACAAGGGCaagtcgtcgtcgtcgggtGCGCAGTACAAACTGTAG
- the PGS1 gene encoding CDP-diacylglycerol--glycerol-3-phosphate 1-phosphatidyltransferase (BUSCO:EOG09261ICI; COG:I; EggNog:ENOG503NTXX; TransMembrane:1 (i227-247o)) yields the protein MSRIVRWRAPALLAGVRCRPLVSLRQAPFRATSTDASSWPSLAPMPAGEPHRLSALVAEKLRLPRFAASSASVLRIETPRQFYGLLKTKILQAKHRIFLSTLYVGKEERELARYLFEALSKRPELQVTILMDAMRATRESPRHVSSASLLVHLAAMFPDQVDIRLYATPILRPNSLKARMIGKRFNEGFGLQHMKIYGFDDDVIISGANLSRDYFTRRKDRYMMVRSHAFLADYLHSLILLISRFSYALRYRGDAQELAAMKNVLPTLDDDADEVTALCQSPFDLEWDGGGNLLAAEDTDGTVSATGLWPEWHTFPERNWAEPAAKALDEFTERWYERTQNTHSAPPQHAPPEKVDTYFVPLLQMGQLKVTQEAQMIPYLGQYLGALRAEPPTPDGRPYATVDITSGYFSLAGVYKSLVLSQELHSAAAQPGRVPVAFRLVAASPEANGFFGSKGVSGRIPGAYTYLEKQFWEQVVDRGLDKPLPGQDTPTVELREWRKYGWTYHQKGVWITPPGTPLPTTTLIGSSNYGARSEKFDLECSLLMTTDSLALRKLLANEVEDLRDDARDLMDMKAFDAKDRRVDSITRFLTRLVKYML from the coding sequence ATgtcgcgcatcgtgcgTTGGCGTGCGCCTGCCCTGCTTGCCGGGGTGCGGTGCAGGCCGCTGGTGTCTCTCCGGCAAGCCCCTTTCCGTGCGACGTCTACTGATGCGTCGTCGTGGCCTAGCCTCGCCCCAATGCCTGCCGGTGAGCCCCACCGGCTGAGTGCTCTGGTAGCCGAGaagctgcgcctgccgcgctttgccgcgagctcggcgtcggtgcTGCGTATCGAGACGCCTAGGCAGTTTTACGGTTTGCTCAAGACCAAGATTTTGCAGGCCAAGCACCGCATCTTTCTGTCGACCCTGTATGTGGgcaaggaggagcgcgagctcgcgcgctaCCTCTTCGAGGCGCTCTCCAAGCGCCCCGAGCTCCAAGTAACGATCCTCATGGACGCGatgcgtgcgacgcgcgagaGCCCGCGCCacgtgtcgagcgcgtcgctcttgGTGCACCTTGCGGCGATGTTTCCCGACCAGGTCGACATCCGCCTGTACGCCACGCCCATCCTGCGCCCCAACTCGCTGAAAGCGCGCATGATCGGCAAGCGCTTCAATGAGGGCTTTGGGCTGCAGCACATGAAGATCTATGGCTTCGATGACGACGTGATTATCAGCGGCGCCAACCTCTCTCGCGACTACTTTACGCGCCGCAAGGACCGCTACATGATGGTGCGCAGCCACGCGTTCCTCGCCGACTACCTGCACTCGCTCATCCTACTAATCAGCCGCTTCAGCTACGCGCTGCGCTaccgcggcgacgcacaggagctcgcggcgatgAAGAACGtgctgccgacgctcgacgacgacgcggacgaggtCACGGCGCTGTGCCAGAGCCCGTTTGACCTCGAGTGGGACGGCGGCGGAAATTtgctcgcggccgaggacaCCGACGGGACCGTCTCCGCCACCGGCCTCTGGCCCGAGTGGCACACCTTTCCCGAGCGCAACTGGGCCGAGCCGGCGGCCAAAGCCCTCGACGAGTTCACCGAGCGCTGgtacgagcgcacgcagaaCACGCAttccgcgccgccgcagcacgcACCTCCGGAGAAGGTCGATACCTACTTTGTGCCGCTTTTGCAGATGGGGCAGCTCAAGGTGACGCAAGAGGCGCAAATGATACCCTACCTGGGCCAGTacctcggtgcgctgcgcgcagAGCCGCCCACACCGGACGGGCGGCCGTACGCCACGGTCGACATCACGTCCGGCTACTTCAGCCTGGCGGGCGTGTACAAGTCGCTGGTCCTCTCCCAGGAGCTgcacagcgccgcggcgcagccggggcgcgtgccggtgGCCTTTCGCCTGGTCGCCGCATCGCCAGAGGCGAACGGCTTCTTTGGCAGCAAGGGCGTGAGCGGCCGCATTCCGGGCGCGTACACCTATCTCGAAAAGCAGTTCTGGGAGCAGGTCGTGGACCGCGGCCTGGACAAGCCGCTCCCGGGCCAGGACACGCCGACCGTCGAGCTACGCGAGTGGCGCAAGTACGGATGGACCTACCACCAAAAGGGCGTGTGGATCACGCCGCCGGGCACTCCGCTGCCGACCACGACGCTGATCGGCTCGTCAAACTACGGCGCCCGCTCCGAAAAGTTTGACCTGGAGTGCTCCCTGCTGATGACGACGGActcgctggcgctgcgcaagctctTGGCCAACGAAGTGGAAGATTTGCGCGACGATGCCCGTGATCTCATGGACATGAAGGCCTTTGACGCCAAGGACCGCCGAGTGGATAGTATCACGCGCTTCctgacgcgcctcgtcaaATACATGCTGTAG
- a CDS encoding uncharacterized protein (EggNog:ENOG503NVKE; COG:E) gives MALFARVRAHQVFGADTDVGKTIFATGLALASAAAGERVAYLKPVSTGPAHEADASHLATFAPQVASTTLVQFSDPVSPHLAATQATGALPDEAQDAQIIHGVRQWLMQQHGTAIVETAGGVHSPAPSGLSQADLLRPLRLPTVLVGSSKLGGIGTTRAALESLRMRGYDIDAVLLFPSERYGNDVYLGRLLEEEHGIPVFALGGPSDGGWGAPPIRAPTTAEDVAAMRTYYAGLVAGRDGGGLGSVVRHLQKRHTDRLAELRTLGTRTYEQCWWPFTQHARYTPQDVMAIDSAHGDTFATYNATSQSLDATLDGSASWWTQCFGHAHPRLTQAAAYAAGRYGHVLFPGAANQPALDLAERLLGTQPLAFPAPGSWASRVFFSDDGSTAMEVALKMAIQSSARRYAPQAGSKATQQRIRPGRAAGSLGGRPEREWEVLGLQGSYHGDTIGAMDACEPSTYSDHVAWYRGRGYWLAPPALATRNGQVDIVAPPSEDWDFGTKPLGSFASMEEAYDVEKRLGTPLADEYRAAINATLERLVIVDCRRFGALVLEPLVMGAGGMVFVDPLFQRILIDVVRAREDLFAMQDAPLRDAVSPAADGRSPSEWRGLPVVFDEVFTGLFRLGYASATEVLGTTPDIACYAKILSGGLVPLSVTLASSSIFDTFRQTPEKVHALLHGHSYTAHPVGCAVANETLSLLDEMVRRKDWAPFQAQWGAAWSFWDRAFVERLSRLDGVASAMALGTVLKIELADAAGGYASTAAEGLLAALRSEHIHLRPLGNVVYVMCSLNTPQAILSQTQAALEAQLRS, from the exons ATGGCGCTCTTTGCAAGGGTGCGGGCGCATCAG GTCTTTGGCGCGGATACGGATGTGGGCAAGACGATCTTTGCCACaggccttgcgcttgcgagcgcggccgcgggcgagcgcgtggcgtACCTGAAGCCGGTGTCGACCGGAccggcgcacgaggcggaTGCCAG CCACCTCGCGAcctttgcgccgcaggttgcaagcacgacgctcgtgcAGTTCAGCGATCCGGTGTcgccgcacctcgcggcgacgcaggcgaccggcgcgctcccCGACGAGGCACAGGATGCACAGATCATCCACGGCGTTCGCCAATGGCTCATGCAGCAGCACGGCACCGCGATCGTAGAGACGGCCGGAGGCGTGCACTCGCCGGCACCGAGCGGCCTGTCGCAGGCggacctgctgcgcccgctgcgcctgccgaccgtgctcgtcggctcgtcaaagctcggcggcatcggcacgacgcgcgcggcgctcgagagTCTGCGCATGCGTGGCTACGATatcgacgcggtgctccTCTTTCCATCGGAGCGGTACGGGAACGACGTGTACCTTGGGCGCCTGCTAGAGGAGGAGCATGGCATTCCGGTCTTTGCGCTCGGTGGCCCGAGCGACGGGGGGTGGGGCGCGCCCCCCatccgcgcgccgaccacgGCTGAGGacgtcgcggcgatgcgTACGTACTATGCTGGGCTCGTCGCggggcgcgacggcggcggcctcggcagcgtcgTCCGCCACCTCCAAAAGCGGCATACagaccgcctcgccgagctccgcacgctcggcacgcgcacgtACGAGCAGTGCTGGTGGCCGTTCACACAACATGCGCGGTACACGCCGCAGGATGTGATGGCGATCGATAGTGCGCATGGCGATACGTTTGCGACGTACAACGCCACGTcgcagtcgctcgacgcgacTCTCGACGGATCCGCGTCGTGGTGGACACAGTGCTTTGGGCACGCGCATCCCCGCCTTACGCAGGCAGCCGCCTACGCCGCGGGACGCTACGGCCATGTCCTCTTTCCGGGTGCGGCGAACCagccggcgctcgacctcgcaGAGCGCCTGCTGGGCACGCAGCCCCTGGCGTTCCCTGCGCCGGGGTCGTGGGCGAGCCGCGTGTTCTTTAGCGACGACGGCAGTACCGCGATGGAGGTCGCGCTGAAGATGGCGATCcagtcgtcggcgcggcggtacGCGCCCCAGGCCGGCTCCAAGgcgacgcagcagcgcatccgtcctggacgcgccgccggctcgctcggcgggcgcccAGAGCGCGAGTGGGAGGTGCTGGGGCTGCAGGGAAGCTACCATGGCGACACGATCGGCGCGATGGACGCGTGCGAGCCGAGCACGTACAGCGACCACGTCGCGTGGTACCGCGGGCGGGGCTACTGGCTCGCTCCTCCGGCCCTTGCGACGCGCAACGGCCAAGTCGACATTGTCGCGCCCCCGTCCGAGGACTGGGATTTCGGCACAAAGCCGCTGGGCTCGTTTGCATCGATGGAGGAGGCGTACGACGTCGAAAAGCGACTCGGTACACCGCTGGCAGACGAGTACCGCGCGGCGATcaacgcgacgctcgagcggctgGTCATTGTCGACTGCCGCCGCTttggcgcgctcgtgctcgagccgctggtgatgggcgcaggcggcatGGTGTTTGTCGATCCCCTCTTTCAGCGTATCCTGATCGAcgtggtgcgtgcgcgcgaggaccTCTTTGCGATGCaggatgcgccgctgcgtgatGCGGTGAGCCCAGCAGCGGAtgggcgctcgccgtccgAGTGGCGCGGCCTGCCGGTCGTCTTTGACGAGGTCTTTACCGGCCTCTTTCGCCTGGGCTATGCGAGCGCGACCGAAGtcctcggcacgacgccggaCATTGCGTGCTACGCCAAGATCCTCTCGGGTGGCCTGGTGCCACTCTCGGTGACGCTGGCATCGTCGAGCATCTTTGACACTTTCCGCCAGACGCCGGAAAAGGTGCATGCGCTCCTGCATGGGCACAGCTACACGGCGCACCCCGTCGGGTGTGCGGTGGCGAACGAGACACtgtcgctcctcgacgagatggtgcgccgcaaggacTGGGCGCCCTTCCAGGCGCAGTGGGGCGCCGCATGGAGCTTTTGGGACCGCGCTtttgtcgagcgcctctcGCGCCTGGACGGCGTCGCAAGCGCCATGGCCCTCGGCACCGTCCTGAAAATCGAGCTGGCagacgcggccggcggctACGCGTCGACGGCTGCCGAAGGCCTCctggccgcgctgcgcagcgagcacATCCATCTGCGCCCGCTGGGCAACGTGGTCTACGTGATGTGCAGCCTGAATACCCCCCAGGCAATCTTGTCCCAAACGCAAGCGGCGCTTGAAGCGCAGCTACGTAGCTAA
- the TRM6 gene encoding tRNA (adenine(58)-N(1))-methyltransferase non-catalytic subunit trm6 (COG:J; EggNog:ENOG503NU3W; BUSCO:EOG09261I0F) gives MAEGELAPSVPESGAERVDAQEMHAADAAEEPQVKRQRFEAPQVPDNEQLRRRIAYVPANEPVLLRLPSGMTKQVVLTPGKSVSIGKFGTFPADQIIGRAFGPTYEIKADGSLEVMHQDVAEALVESEATNENIFDDGESQTLSYEDIKALKAAGATGREIIQKQLESNKSYEMRTAYSQEKIMKRKESKHLKFFTPLAPDLYNVGWYNFERNPEKIRGLRPDALSQLLSFADVHAGGKYVIVDGVGGLLTGAVLERMGGCGSVHLIHDADSPPALELMPMLCLTPYHTHGVLRTMHWAATESRWLLPSHMSDELARVYKTDRERNRARKKRAAIEDFVATRQQFFDGEFDAVLVACPYEPYSVIHRLLPYLAGSANVVVHSPHLQPLVEAQARIRANPQFVNVSITEPWLRRYQVLPARTHPDMSTSASGGYILHAVRILNTDDAPSDAAAAAA, from the exons ATGGCGGAGGGCGAACTGGCGCCCAGTGTGCCCGAATCGGGCGCAGAGCGCGTGGATGCCCAGGAAATGcacgctgcagacgctgccGAGGAGCCCCAGGTGAAGCGCCAGCGTttcgaggcgccgcaggtGCCGGACAATGAGCAgttgcgccgccgcattGCCTATGTGCCGGCGAATGAGccggtgctgctgcgccttcCGTCGGGTATGACGAAGCAGGTGGTCCTCACGCCGGGCAAGTCGGTGTCGATCGGCAAGTTTGGCACGTTTCCCGCGGACCAGATCATCGGCCGTGCGTTCGGGCCGACGTACGAAATCAAGGCCGACGGAAGTTTGGAGGTGATGCACCAggacgtcgccgaggcgcttg tcgagagcgaggcgacAAATGAAAACATCTTTGATGATGGCGAGTCGCAGACGCTTTCGTATGAGGACATCAAGGCGCTCAAGGCCGCCGGAGCGACGGGTCGC GAAATTATCCagaagcagctcgagagCAACAAGAGCTACGAGATGCGCACTGCATACAGCCAGGAAAAGATTATGAAGAGAAAAGAGTCGAAGCACCTCAAGTTTTttacgccgctcgcgccggaTCTCTACAATGTCGGGTGGTACAACTTTGAGCGGAATCCCGAAAAGAtccgcggcctgcgcccggATGCTTTGTCGCAGCTCCTTTCATTTGCGGATGTGCATGCCGGAGGGAAGTATGTAATTgtcgacggcgtcggcggcctgctgACCGgtgccgtgctcgagcgcatgggTGGGTGTGGCTCGGTGCACCTCATCCACGACGCCGACTCTCCCCCTGCACTGGAGCTGATGCCGATGCTGTGCCTGACGCCGTATCATACccacggcgtgctgcgcacaATGCACTGGGCCGCGACCGAGTCGCGCTGGCTGCTGC CTTCCCACATGTCGGACGAGCTCGCACGTGTGTACAAAACcgaccgcgagcgcaaCCGCGCACGCAAGAAGCGCGCAGCGATCGAAGACTTTGTCGCTACACGCCAGCAGTTTTTTGACGGCGAATTCGACGC tgtGCTGGTCGCATGCCCTTACGAGCCGTACTCGGTGATCCACCGCCTCCTACCCTATTTGGCCGGATCGGCAAACGTCGTGGTGCATAGCCCGCACCTGCAG CCCCTCGTGGAAGCACAAGCCCGCATTCGTGCGAATCCCCAGTTTGTCAATGTCTCGATTACCGAGCCGTGGCTGCGCCGCTACCAAGTCCTTCCCGCACGTACACATCCGGATATGTCGACGTCTGCTAGTGGCGGCTATATTTtgcacgcggtgcgcatccTCAACACGGACGACGCAccgagcgacgccgccgccgccgccgcctaA
- a CDS encoding uncharacterized protein (EggNog:ENOG503PJTG), with protein MSDAADVDLDSEQRSNLIKLAADGYLESHSVHAKPGEKASAVPDRVAQAVTPDDASRIALTADNLGQIPEAEQLAPGIRLPEHVMNESQRLSTQAEAPPPLSDHHPHSAHPGMPPELDPRTPVFRPCRPSAGSVFSVAVQPGSPRSVAADLADKHEAHKPDSPPYTYSTHTGSPPSDLAYSSRATTPVHSAGRSGSAAAQHSTGRTASIADSEAGSVVSDLSSSAYSGDVREQELAIERQRMRERELMGGETGIGGPVPIPFARLQDNLGQLRNSQSYRSMSTAATVATSPSTSVRGSDCDHSVSPSRRSTTSAGDSLLWEEPSVGLSTPSRE; from the coding sequence ATGTCCGACGCCGCGGACGTGGACCTCGATAGCGAGCAGCGTTCGAACCTGATCAAGCTTGCTGCGGATGGATACCTCGAGTCCCATTCCGTGCACGCCAAGCCCGGCGAAAAAGCGAGCGCTGTGCCCGATCGTGTGGCGCAAGCGGTGACGCCCGACGACGCATCGCGTATCGCGCTCACGGCAGATAACCTCGGGCAGATTcccgaggcggagcagCTTGCGCCAGGCATCCGGCTGCCTGAGCATGTGATGAACGAGTCGCAGCGGCTTTCTacgcaggccgaggcgccgccgccgctgagcgATCACCATCCGCACAGCGCGCACCCCGGCATGCCTCCCGAGCTCGACCCCCGCACCCCCGTCTTTCGCCCCTGCCGCCCCAGCGCCGGCTCCGTCTTTTCCGTTGCTGTGCAGCCGGGCTCGCCCCGCAGTGTCGCCGCCGATCTCGCCGATAagcacgaggcgcacaaGCCCGATTCGCCTCCCTATACCTATTCTACGCATACgggctcgccgccgagcgacctGGCCTACTCGTCGCGGGCTACGACGCCGGTGCACTCTGCCGggcgctcgggcagcgcggccgcgcagcacagcaccgggcgcaccgcgagcaTCGCCGACAGCGAGGCCGGGAGCGTCGTGAGCGACctgagcagcagcgcctaCTCGGGCGACGTCCGCGAGCAGGAGCTTGCGAttgagcgccagcgcatgcgcgagcgcgagctcatGGGCGGTGAGACGGGCATCGGCGGCCCGGTGCCGATCCCGTTCGCCCGCCTCCAGGACAACCTCGGCCAGCTGCGCAACTCGCAGTCGTATCGCTCAATGAGCACCGCCGCAACGGTCGCCacctcgccctcgacgtCTGTGCGGGGCAGCGACTGCGACCACTCGGTCTCGccctcgcggcggtcgacgaccaGCGCAGGCGATTCGCTCCTTTGGGAGGAGCCTTCGGTGGGGCTCAGCACACCGTCACGTGAATAG